The Haloferax sp. Atlit-12N genome window below encodes:
- a CDS encoding biotin--[acetyl-CoA-carboxylase] ligase — MSDTRRALLDALAEGPVSGPDLADRLGVSRAAVWKHVESLRDEGFGVESTGDGYVVTDVPEYGGPAIEYGLDVDYDVEFHETLDSSNDRARELAAEGASDVVVVARQQTASRGRKNREWSAPDGGVWMSLLVRPDEPPAYAPLYTLAMAVAVCDAAREAGVNASIKWPNDVIVSEANDNPSGAKASDGVSASEASGGSPAHAGDRSTDVDTPDDRGYRKLCGILTEMEGEADRVSWLAIGPGTNVNLDPTDLPEGATSVAAEAGPIERRVFVQRVLERFDELRGNLDTVLPAWRERADTLGRRVRVHTASGVIEGDAVDIEHPGTLVVRTDEGEKRVHAGDCEHLRPADDGR; from the coding sequence ATGAGCGACACGCGACGCGCCCTCCTCGACGCACTCGCCGAGGGCCCTGTCTCCGGGCCCGACCTCGCCGACCGACTGGGCGTCTCCCGCGCCGCGGTCTGGAAGCACGTCGAATCACTCCGCGACGAGGGGTTCGGCGTCGAGAGCACCGGCGACGGCTACGTCGTCACCGACGTGCCGGAGTACGGCGGCCCGGCAATCGAGTACGGCCTCGACGTCGACTACGACGTGGAGTTCCACGAGACGCTCGACTCCTCGAACGACCGCGCCCGCGAACTCGCCGCCGAGGGCGCGAGCGACGTGGTCGTCGTCGCCCGCCAGCAGACCGCCAGCCGAGGCAGGAAAAATCGAGAGTGGTCCGCTCCGGACGGCGGCGTCTGGATGAGTCTGCTCGTCCGCCCGGACGAACCGCCGGCGTACGCCCCGCTGTACACGCTGGCGATGGCCGTCGCCGTCTGCGACGCGGCGCGCGAGGCTGGGGTGAATGCGAGCATCAAGTGGCCGAACGACGTTATCGTGAGCGAAGCGAACGATAACCCATCGGGCGCGAAAGCGTCCGACGGTGTCTCCGCGAGCGAAGCGAGCGGAGGTTCACCGGCTCACGCCGGTGACCGTTCGACCGACGTCGACACGCCAGACGACCGCGGCTACCGGAAGCTCTGCGGCATCCTCACCGAGATGGAAGGCGAAGCCGACCGCGTCTCGTGGCTCGCCATCGGTCCCGGAACCAACGTCAACCTCGACCCCACCGACCTCCCCGAGGGCGCGACGAGCGTCGCCGCCGAGGCCGGTCCCATCGAACGCCGCGTGTTCGTCCAGCGGGTGCTCGAACGCTTCGACGAACTTCGCGGCAACCTCGACACCGTCCTCCCCGCGTGGCGCGAGCGGGCGGACACGCTCGGCAGGCGGGTCCGCGTCCACACCGCGAGCGGCGTCATCGAGGGTGACGCCGTCGATATCGAACACCCCGGCACGCTCGTCGTCCGAACCGACGAGGGCGAAAAACGAGTCCACGCCGGCGACTGCGAACACCTGCGCCCGGCCGACGACGGGCGCTGA
- a CDS encoding universal stress protein — MVLYDRIIVPIDGSAGSERVAVHAAALAAVHDAELHGVYVVNAGSFAGLPMESSWEGLDDMLRADAESALDQVERAAESQGVPVETHVLEGTPSREIVEFAERGGCDLIVMGTHGRGGIDRLLLGSVAEKVVRASKVPVLTVRIEGGGDDAEEFAVEVPDDAAPESPAETDGVADSTATADGGE; from the coding sequence ATGGTGTTGTACGACCGAATCATCGTTCCCATCGACGGCTCCGCCGGCTCCGAGCGCGTCGCAGTCCACGCGGCGGCCTTAGCGGCCGTCCACGATGCGGAACTCCACGGGGTGTACGTGGTGAACGCGGGGAGCTTCGCGGGGCTCCCGATGGAATCGTCGTGGGAGGGGCTCGACGACATGCTGCGGGCCGACGCCGAGTCGGCGCTCGACCAGGTCGAGCGCGCGGCCGAGTCGCAGGGCGTCCCCGTCGAGACGCACGTCCTCGAAGGGACGCCGAGTCGGGAAATCGTCGAGTTCGCCGAGCGCGGCGGGTGCGACCTCATCGTGATGGGAACCCACGGGCGCGGCGGTATCGACCGCCTGCTCCTCGGGTCGGTCGCGGAAAAGGTCGTCCGAGCGTCGAAAGTCCCCGTCCTGACCGTCCGCATCGAGGGCGGCGGCGACGACGCGGAGGAGTTCGCCGTCGAGGTTCCGGACGACGCCGCGCCGGAGTCGCCCGCAGAGACGGACGGCGTCGCCGACTCGACAGCGACCGCCGACGGCGGAGAGTAG
- a CDS encoding amidohydrolase family protein: MQLEGTILRGRDFDPVEGRVVVEDGTITAIEETATDSTDIILPAFVNAHTHLGDSIAKEAGEGLSLDDLVAPPDGLKHRLLRAASTEEKAAAMHRSLRMMEAGGTAACLEFREGGVEGVDVIRRALDGRDIEAVVFGRETADAMEIADGFGASGARDGEFGELRNATEAAGKLFGIHAGERDAHDINAALDLEPDFLVHMVHPEALHLERVEDSEIPIVICPRSNLVTDAGVAPIRELVDRTTVALGTDNVMLNSPSMFREMEFTSKLADVSATEVLRMATVNGAEIAGLNYGLVEEGRDAKLLVLDGDTDNLAGVEDVVRAVVRRAGQADVKDVYL, encoded by the coding sequence ATGCAACTCGAGGGTACGATACTCCGCGGCCGCGACTTCGACCCGGTCGAGGGGCGCGTCGTCGTCGAGGACGGCACGATAACCGCAATCGAGGAGACGGCGACCGATTCGACGGACATCATCCTCCCGGCGTTCGTCAACGCCCACACTCACCTCGGCGACTCCATCGCCAAGGAGGCCGGCGAGGGACTGTCGCTCGACGACCTCGTCGCGCCGCCGGACGGGCTGAAACACCGGCTCCTCCGCGCGGCCAGCACCGAGGAGAAAGCCGCCGCGATGCACCGGTCGCTCCGGATGATGGAGGCCGGCGGGACGGCGGCCTGCCTGGAGTTCCGAGAGGGCGGCGTCGAGGGCGTCGACGTCATCCGACGGGCGCTCGACGGCCGCGACATCGAGGCGGTCGTCTTCGGTCGCGAGACGGCTGACGCGATGGAAATCGCCGACGGCTTCGGCGCGTCGGGCGCGCGCGACGGCGAGTTCGGCGAACTTCGGAACGCGACCGAGGCCGCCGGAAAGCTGTTCGGTATCCACGCGGGCGAGCGCGACGCCCACGACATCAACGCCGCGTTGGACCTCGAACCGGACTTCCTCGTCCACATGGTCCACCCCGAGGCACTCCACCTCGAACGCGTCGAGGACAGCGAGATACCCATCGTCATCTGCCCGCGGTCGAACCTCGTCACCGACGCGGGCGTCGCGCCGATTCGCGAACTGGTCGACCGCACCACCGTCGCGCTCGGCACGGACAACGTGATGCTCAACAGCCCCTCGATGTTCCGCGAGATGGAGTTCACCTCCAAGCTGGCGGACGTTTCTGCCACCGAAGTCCTCCGCATGGCGACCGTCAACGGGGCCGAAATCGCCGGGCTGAACTATGGCCTCGTCGAGGAGGGCCGCGACGCCAAACTACTCGTCCTCGACGGCGACACGGACAACCTCGCGGGCGTCGAGGACGTGGTCCGCGCCGTCGTCCGCCGCGCCGGGCAGGCGGACGTGAAAGACGTGTATCTCTGA
- a CDS encoding HD domain-containing protein — MTTIKDSVHDHIEVEGAAEALLDTPEMQRLRRIKQLGTVQLVYPSANHTRFEHSLGVYHLASRALSHLGIEGDAAAHVEAAALLHDVGHGPYSHNIEDVTHRYTGKYHDDVEELVARGTVGETLEDEGLDPERVAALVEGDGQFGQLVSGELDVDRMDYLVRDAHHTGVPYGTIDHERLIRELTFVDGELVLAEGNVQTAESLLLARALMNPTVYQHHVARISKAMLRRASERLLDEPDIDAEELRRMDDPDLLVALKLTDSTSGFAERLATRNLYKRAVWAELPNVPDSIIDAEHDALAGFERDIADAADVSPESVILDVPSRPSMTESSSRVMVNGEIRQLERESPLVQALRTAQEQQWRLGVYAPREETERVGRAAADVLGLDVDGALVAEVRSGLNATLDEFE; from the coding sequence ATGACGACCATCAAGGACAGCGTCCACGACCACATCGAGGTCGAGGGCGCGGCCGAAGCCCTCCTCGATACGCCGGAGATGCAGCGACTCCGGCGCATCAAGCAGTTGGGAACCGTCCAACTGGTCTACCCCTCCGCGAACCACACGCGGTTCGAACACAGCCTCGGCGTCTACCACCTCGCCTCCCGCGCCCTCTCGCATCTCGGCATCGAGGGCGACGCCGCCGCCCACGTCGAGGCCGCGGCGCTCCTCCACGACGTCGGGCACGGCCCCTACAGCCACAACATCGAGGACGTGACCCACCGCTACACCGGCAAGTACCACGACGACGTGGAGGAACTCGTCGCCCGCGGAACCGTCGGCGAGACGCTGGAGGACGAGGGACTGGACCCCGAGCGCGTCGCCGCCTTGGTCGAGGGCGACGGCCAGTTCGGGCAACTCGTCTCCGGGGAGTTGGACGTGGACCGGATGGACTACCTCGTCCGCGACGCCCACCACACCGGCGTCCCATACGGCACCATCGACCACGAGCGCCTGATTCGAGAGCTGACGTTCGTCGACGGCGAGTTGGTCCTCGCCGAGGGGAACGTCCAGACTGCCGAATCGCTCCTGCTCGCCCGCGCGCTCATGAACCCGACCGTCTACCAGCACCACGTCGCGCGTATCTCGAAGGCGATGCTCCGGCGCGCGTCGGAGCGACTGCTCGACGAACCCGACATCGACGCCGAGGAACTCCGTCGGATGGACGACCCCGACCTGCTCGTCGCGCTCAAACTCACCGACTCGACGAGCGGGTTCGCCGAGCGACTGGCCACTCGCAACCTCTACAAGCGGGCCGTCTGGGCGGAGTTGCCGAACGTCCCCGACTCGATTATCGACGCCGAACACGACGCGCTCGCGGGGTTCGAGCGGGACATCGCCGACGCCGCCGACGTGTCGCCGGAGTCGGTCATCCTCGACGTGCCCTCGCGCCCGTCGATGACCGAGTCGTCGTCGCGGGTGATGGTCAACGGCGAGATTCGGCAGTTGGAGCGCGAATCGCCGCTCGTGCAGGCGCTCCGAACCGCACAGGAACAGCAGTGGCGACTCGGCGTCTACGCCCCGCGCGAGGAGACAGAGCGAGTCGGCCGCGCGGCCGCCGACGTGCTCGGTCTCGACGTGGACGGCGCGCTCGTCGCCGAGGTCAGAAGCGGCCTCAACGCGACGCTCGACGAGTTCGAGTAG
- a CDS encoding HD domain-containing protein yields MTAVKDSVHDYISLDPVAAELVDTPAFQRLRHIKQLSTVRLVYPSASHTRFEHSLGVYHLASRALSHLGVDGDRAAHVRAAALLHDIGHGPYGHQTEDLIRRRTGRDHDEIHHLLGGTEVGDVLTDHGLDPDRVADMVDGAGGLGQLVSGELDVDRMDYLVRDAHHTGVPYGTIDHGRLVRELRYRDGELVLAEGNVQTAESLLLARALMNATVYRHHVSRIAGAMLERASERLVDDGVPIEEFVRMADHDLLVALGERVPDLGRRIERRDLYKRAVWAPIDAVPTDVVELDFEATRAAEHDIADAADVSSESVIVDAPSRPRIKESRSRVVVNGVVRRLEDASELVGALRSAERTQWRLGVYAPEAVRDEVAAAAVDVLGLPVRVTTPV; encoded by the coding sequence ATGACCGCCGTCAAGGACAGCGTCCACGACTACATCTCGCTCGACCCCGTGGCCGCCGAACTGGTCGATACGCCCGCCTTCCAGCGGCTTCGACACATCAAACAGCTCTCGACGGTCCGGCTCGTCTACCCCTCCGCGAGCCACACGCGGTTCGAACACAGCCTCGGCGTCTACCACCTCGCCTCCCGCGCCCTCTCGCATCTCGGCGTCGACGGCGACCGCGCCGCCCACGTCCGCGCCGCCGCGCTCCTCCACGACATCGGCCACGGCCCCTACGGCCACCAGACCGAGGACCTCATCCGCCGGCGGACCGGCCGCGACCACGACGAGATTCACCACCTGCTCGGCGGGACCGAGGTCGGTGACGTCCTGACCGACCACGGCCTCGACCCCGACCGCGTCGCCGACATGGTCGACGGCGCGGGCGGCCTCGGACAGTTGGTCTCCGGGGAGTTGGACGTGGACCGGATGGACTACCTCGTCCGCGACGCCCACCACACCGGCGTCCCCTACGGCACCATCGACCACGGCCGCCTCGTCCGCGAACTCCGGTACCGGGACGGCGAACTCGTACTGGCCGAGGGGAACGTCCAGACCGCCGAATCGCTCCTGCTCGCGCGGGCGCTGATGAACGCGACCGTATACCGCCACCACGTCTCCCGCATCGCGGGCGCGATGCTCGAACGCGCCTCCGAGCGCCTCGTCGACGACGGCGTGCCAATCGAGGAGTTCGTCCGGATGGCCGACCACGACCTGCTCGTCGCCCTCGGCGAGCGCGTGCCCGACCTCGGCCGCCGAATCGAGCGCCGCGACCTCTACAAGCGGGCCGTCTGGGCCCCCATCGACGCCGTACCGACCGACGTGGTCGAACTCGACTTCGAGGCGACGCGGGCGGCCGAGCACGATATCGCCGACGCCGCCGACGTGTCGTCAGAGTCGGTCATCGTGGATGCACCGTCCCGGCCGCGAATCAAGGAGTCCCGGTCGCGCGTCGTCGTCAACGGCGTGGTCCGACGGCTCGAAGACGCCTCGGAACTCGTGGGTGCGCTCCGGTCGGCCGAGCGGACGCAGTGGCGACTCGGCGTCTACGCGCCCGAAGCCGTCCGCGACGAAGTGGCCGCGGCCGCCGTGGACGTGCTCGGGCTTCCGGTTCGCGTGACGACGCCCGTCTGA
- the cofD gene encoding 2-phospho-L-lactate transferase codes for MVTFLAGGTGTPKLLDGAAGVFDPAETTVVANTGDDVELGGHLVCPDVDTVLFAGGGVLDTDRWWGIADDTTATDDELHRLADAAGLESGPRYLPESAQTAGRGIARWRRFSGVAEFMEIGDRDRAVHITRTSLLDEGNSLTEVTRTLADAFDLDVSLLPMSDDPVATLIHTDEGTMHFQEYWVHRRADPAVRDVEFRGADDATITDEVADALAEPVVVGPSNPVTSIGPMLAIDGFADALADTPVVAVSPFVEDTVFSGPAADLMAGVGYDPSTAGVTEAYPFADAFVLDTDDGTDLDRPVVRTDTRIDGPEDAERVARAVAEALAEVS; via the coding sequence ATGGTTACCTTCCTCGCCGGGGGCACGGGCACCCCCAAACTCCTCGACGGGGCCGCCGGGGTGTTCGACCCCGCCGAGACGACCGTCGTCGCCAACACCGGCGACGACGTGGAACTCGGTGGTCACCTCGTCTGTCCCGACGTGGACACCGTCCTCTTCGCCGGCGGCGGCGTCCTCGACACCGACCGCTGGTGGGGAATCGCCGACGACACCACCGCGACCGACGACGAACTCCACCGCCTCGCTGACGCGGCCGGCCTCGAATCCGGCCCGCGCTATCTCCCCGAGTCGGCCCAGACCGCCGGCCGCGGCATCGCCCGCTGGCGGCGCTTCTCCGGCGTCGCGGAGTTCATGGAAATCGGCGACCGCGACCGCGCGGTCCACATCACCCGCACCTCGCTTCTTGACGAGGGGAACTCGCTCACCGAAGTCACTCGGACCCTCGCCGACGCATTCGACCTCGACGTGTCGCTCCTCCCGATGAGCGACGACCCCGTTGCGACCCTGATTCACACCGACGAGGGGACGATGCACTTCCAGGAGTACTGGGTCCACCGCCGCGCCGACCCCGCCGTCCGCGACGTGGAGTTCCGCGGCGCTGACGACGCCACCATCACCGACGAAGTCGCCGACGCCCTCGCAGAACCTGTCGTCGTCGGCCCCTCGAACCCCGTCACGAGCATCGGCCCGATGCTCGCCATCGACGGCTTCGCGGACGCCCTCGCGGACACGCCGGTCGTCGCCGTCTCGCCGTTCGTGGAGGACACCGTGTTCTCCGGCCCCGCCGCCGACCTCATGGCGGGCGTCGGCTACGACCCCTCGACCGCGGGCGTCACCGAGGCCTACCCCTTCGCCGACGCGTTCGTCCTCGACACGGACGACGGCACCGACCTCGACCGCCCGGTCGTCAGAACTGACACCCGAATCGACGGCCCGGAAGACGCCGAACGCGTCGCCCGCGCCGTCGCCGAGGCGCTCGCGGAGGTGTCGTGA
- a CDS encoding tRNA-dihydrouridine synthase — MFTPRVAVASLSGESDAAWADAAAPHVGAAFVGGVALDDASQAAARDLVARGRSEFLADDPVAFVSDQLDAIAGFDGADRFVAVNVRATSPDPIREVAAVCADRGAGVEINAHCRQDELCAVGCGETLLRDTDRLAAYVTAAAESGAPVGAKVRAEIDGVDLPSLAVTLADAGADWLHVDAMDSEAVIADVAAAAPDLFVVANNGVRDRETATEYLDYGADAVSVGRPSDNPAVLRRVRTAVDDWFAGRESDAESGDESGVSA, encoded by the coding sequence ATGTTCACCCCGCGGGTCGCCGTCGCGAGCCTCAGCGGCGAGTCAGATGCCGCGTGGGCGGACGCCGCGGCCCCCCACGTCGGCGCGGCGTTCGTCGGCGGCGTCGCCCTCGACGACGCCTCGCAGGCGGCGGCCCGCGACCTCGTCGCCCGCGGGCGCTCGGAGTTCCTCGCCGACGACCCGGTCGCCTTCGTCTCAGACCAACTCGACGCTATCGCCGGATTCGACGGCGCGGACCGCTTCGTCGCCGTCAACGTCAGAGCGACCTCGCCCGACCCGATTCGGGAGGTCGCGGCCGTCTGCGCCGACCGCGGTGCGGGTGTGGAGATAAACGCCCACTGCCGACAGGACGAACTCTGCGCCGTCGGTTGCGGCGAGACGCTCCTGCGGGACACCGACCGACTGGCCGCGTACGTCACCGCGGCCGCCGAATCCGGCGCGCCGGTCGGCGCGAAAGTCCGCGCCGAAATCGACGGCGTTGACCTCCCGAGCCTCGCAGTCACCCTTGCCGACGCGGGGGCCGACTGGCTCCACGTCGACGCGATGGACTCCGAGGCCGTGATTGCCGACGTGGCCGCCGCCGCACCCGACCTTTTCGTCGTCGCCAACAACGGCGTCCGCGACCGCGAGACGGCGACCGAGTACCTCGACTACGGGGCCGACGCGGTGAGCGTCGGGCGGCCGAGCGACAATCCGGCGGTCCTCCGCCGGGTCAGAACCGCCGTGGACGACTGGTTCGCCGGGCGCGAGAGCGACGCCGAGTCGGGCGACGAGAGCGGGGTGTCCGCCTGA
- a CDS encoding triphosphoribosyl-dephospho-CoA synthase, translating into MVAPVTDRGFGPARHAELALLLEVAGTPKPGNVDRRRDLSDLHFEQFLTGAVGSAAGLELAASGAPVGEAFEEAVAGMSRQGGGNTQFGCLLLLVPLVRAAAADDRDLSSAGATAVVESTTVADAVGFYRAFEHVDVAVGDVPEDAPDLDVRHGGDAADALRDRGFTLYDVMDLSAERDANAREWTGGFARTFRAAEAILADDGPVTDRVARAFLDLLAEEPDTLVATNHGEAVARDVMDRAADVSDLDEAEELADEFVAEGINPGTTADIVCAATFVALERGVPL; encoded by the coding sequence ATGGTCGCGCCCGTTACGGACCGCGGATTCGGCCCCGCGCGGCACGCCGAACTCGCGCTCCTGCTCGAGGTCGCCGGCACGCCCAAGCCGGGGAACGTCGACCGCCGCCGCGACCTCTCGGACCTGCACTTCGAACAGTTCCTGACGGGCGCGGTCGGCTCCGCGGCCGGCCTCGAACTGGCGGCGTCGGGCGCGCCGGTCGGCGAAGCGTTCGAAGAGGCGGTCGCCGGCATGAGTCGGCAGGGCGGCGGCAACACCCAGTTCGGCTGTCTCCTGCTTCTCGTCCCGCTCGTCCGGGCGGCCGCCGCGGACGACCGCGACCTCTCGTCCGCCGGCGCGACCGCCGTGGTCGAATCGACCACCGTCGCCGACGCGGTCGGGTTCTACCGCGCGTTCGAACACGTCGACGTGGCCGTCGGCGACGTACCCGAGGACGCTCCCGACCTCGACGTTCGGCACGGCGGCGACGCGGCCGACGCGCTCCGAGACCGCGGATTCACGCTGTACGACGTGATGGACCTGAGCGCCGAGCGCGACGCCAACGCCCGCGAGTGGACCGGCGGCTTCGCCCGGACGTTCCGCGCGGCTGAGGCCATCCTCGCCGATGACGGGCCCGTCACCGACCGCGTCGCTCGCGCGTTTCTCGACCTGCTCGCGGAGGAACCGGACACCCTAGTGGCGACGAACCACGGCGAGGCCGTCGCTCGCGACGTGATGGACCGCGCGGCCGACGTCTCCGACCTCGACGAGGCCGAGGAACTGGCCGACGAGTTCGTCGCCGAGGGAATCAACCCCGGCACGACCGCCGACATCGTCTGCGCGGCGACGTTCGTCGCGCTGGAGCGGGGGGTGCCGCTATGA
- a CDS encoding DUF447 domain-containing protein yields MSDDERTDAGRRAGDRDGWPVELRGVTEAVVATLGPNDRWNFAALGVHAPESGDVGDDVSPGSLPPATATTWGNTRTRRNFHRQGGGVVQFVSDPRTFVEAAMTIYERDSPVLDSADAWAEVEATPVDSGEDGGTEWEKWDLRPVDAAVERTRPFTINRGFGAVIDATVAASRLDVPAFDTGDLLDRLDYFAETVEKCGGNREREAFARIDELTGWRERAAARRNESF; encoded by the coding sequence ATGAGCGACGACGAGAGGACGGACGCGGGGCGTCGCGCCGGCGACCGCGACGGCTGGCCCGTCGAGCTCCGCGGCGTCACCGAGGCGGTCGTCGCCACGCTCGGGCCGAACGACCGGTGGAACTTCGCGGCGCTCGGCGTCCACGCACCGGAGTCCGGCGACGTTGGCGACGATGTCTCTCCCGGGTCGCTCCCACCCGCAACCGCGACGACGTGGGGAAACACCCGAACCCGTCGGAACTTCCACCGGCAGGGCGGCGGCGTCGTTCAGTTCGTCTCCGACCCGCGGACGTTCGTCGAGGCCGCGATGACGATCTACGAGCGTGACTCGCCGGTCCTCGACTCGGCCGACGCGTGGGCCGAAGTCGAGGCGACACCGGTCGATTCCGGCGAGGACGGCGGGACCGAGTGGGAAAAGTGGGACCTCCGGCCTGTCGATGCCGCGGTCGAGCGGACCCGGCCGTTCACTATCAACCGCGGCTTCGGCGCGGTCATCGACGCGACGGTGGCGGCCTCGCGCCTCGACGTGCCCGCTTTCGACACCGGCGACCTGCTGGACCGACTCGACTACTTCGCCGAGACGGTCGAGAAATGCGGCGGAAACAGAGAGCGCGAGGCGTTCGCGAGAATCGACGAGTTGACGGGCTGGCGCGAGCGGGCGGCCGCGAGACGGAACGAATCGTTTTAG
- a CDS encoding 30S ribosomal protein S17e → MAIKPKYVKQLGNILLERYPQAFNTDFETNKDSVEELTTVESKGVRNRIAGYITRKKGGQGA, encoded by the coding sequence ATGGCAATCAAGCCCAAGTACGTCAAGCAGCTTGGTAACATCCTGCTGGAGCGATACCCGCAGGCGTTCAACACGGACTTCGAGACGAACAAGGACAGCGTGGAAGAACTGACCACGGTCGAGTCGAAGGGCGTCCGTAACCGCATCGCCGGCTACATCACGCGCAAGAAGGGCGGCCAGGGCGCGTAA